CGCGCAACGCGAGCACCGGATCCACTTTCGTCGCGCGCCGCGCCGGGAGGTAGCTGGCGAGAACGGCAACGGCAAATAACAGGAGCGGCACGATCAGAAACACGGCCGGATCGTGGGGGCGCACTCCATAGAGCAAGCTGGCCATCACCGAGGCAGACAATGCGGCGAGGACCAATCCGACAACGACGCCCGCGCCAGCAAGCACCACCGCCCTGCGTAAGAACATTCGGAGAATGTCCTCCCGCCGCGCGCCCAGGGCCATACGGATACCGATTTCGCGCGAGCTTTGGCCGACCATGTAGGCCAACAAGCCGTAAATTCCAATCGAGGCCAGAAGCGCCGCCAGTCCGGCAAATCCGCCCACCAGGTCGGCAGAAAAGCGGCGTGACGCCAGTGACCGATCAAGGACGTCATTCATCGAAGCAACACCGAATACCGGCAAGCCTGGATCGATGCTTTGGACTTCGCGCCGAATCCGCGGTTCGAGCGCGGCCGCAGGCAGCGACGTCCGCAAGACTACGCTCAGTCGCCTGTTGGAGTCTTGATAGCTCGGAACGTAGATGTGGGGGACGCCATCGATATCGAGACCGTCACTCTTGATATCCTTCACGATACCCACGATGGTCGTCCACGGCTTGGTTGGGTCTCGTCTGAACCGCACTCGGCGGCCTAACGGATCGCGGTTGGGCCAATACTTCTGAGCCGTGCTTTCATCAATGATGGCCACCAGCGGTTTGCCATCTTCATCGTGCTCGGTGAACGATCGGCCGCGCAGGAGCGGCGCCTGCAACACCTTGAAATAATCGGGGCTGATACGAATTCTCTCGGCGCGCAGATCCTGCAACGACTCGCCCGGTCGATCTTCAATCGCAAAGCCCTCATTCGTCACGCCACCGACCGCGTTGGGATTGGTATTGGTGCTCGGCAGCGCTGAAGTGATTCCGGCAAGCTCCACTCCCGGAATGGTCTTCATGCGCCGCAGCACCTCACGAGCAAAGATGGCTCTGCGAGGAACATCGAGATACGGGTCGTTTTCTGCTTCGTTAGGACTCGGCAGCTGTATGTTCGCCGTCACAACGTGAGTCGGATTGAACCCTGGATTTTCCTGCAACAGATCCCGCAACGTACGCAGCAACAAACCCGCTCCTACCATGAGCATGACCGCACATGCCAGTTCAGAGACGATGAGCACGTCGCGCATTCGGCCGGTCTTCGCGCTGTAGCCGGACCCGCGACCGCCTTCGCGACTGGCCGACGCGAGAGCGACTCTTGCCGAATGAAGCGCGGGGGCAAGTCCAAACACCACGCCGGTGAGAATGGAAAGCAGCAGAGCGAACGCCAGGACCACCCAGTCGATTCGTACTTCGTTGAGCCGAGGCACGTTCGATGGTACGAAGCGCACGATGAACCCCAGGGTACCCACTGCGGTCCCGATTCCCACGGCACCGCCGATGAGCGACAGCAGCATGGACTCGGTCAGCATCTGGCGCACCAAGCGGCCGCGACTCGCCCCCAGCGCCAGCCGCAGCGCCACCTCGTGGTGTCGTCCCGACGCGCGCGCCAAGAGGAGATTGGCGATGTTCAACGAGACGATGAAAACGATCACGATGACCGCACCCAGCAACACCAGTAGCATGGGCCGAACGTTTCCCACCAACGTTTCCTGCAATGGTTGAATCTCGATCGTCCATTGCGCCTGCGGCGGGTAATCGCCGGGGAAGGCGCGGCGTAATTCGGCAGCCATGGTCGTGAGCCGCGCCTGAGCTTGCGCTAGCGTTAGGCCAGGCTTCAGCCGTCCGATTCCATTGAGTAGAATCCGGGTGCCACGCGCCGGCTTGGGAAAAGGGTCGCCGATGAATCCGGCGGCGCCAAACACGTCCACGTCGCCGGAAACCGTCGGTCCAGGATGACGAAATCCGGGCGGCAGAACCCCAATGATTGTGAACGGATCATTGTCGAGCCGCAGGATGCGACCAACAATCTTCGGATCGGCGCCGTAAGCGCGACGCCATAAGGCATCGCTGATCACGACCTCTGAAGCGAAACCAGGCGCAAAGTCCTTCGGACCGAACAACCGTCCAAGTTGCGGGGTCACACCGAGCAGGGAAAAGTAGCTGAAGCCGCCGTTGACTCCCTCGACACGTTCGGGCTGTCCGGCGCCAGTCACATCCTCGCTACCCTCGTAGAGCGGGGTGACATCTTCAAATACGCCCGCTCGCGTCTGCAGGTCCTCCAGTTCCGGCTCGGAGAACCGAACGTCCCGCAAACCAACACCGGGCTCGTTGAAGAAGACGCGTACCAGGCGATCGGGATCGCGGTACGGCAGAGATCGCAGCAACACGGCATCGACGATGCTGAAAATGGCCGTGTTGGCCCCGACGCCCAGCGCCAGCGTCAGGACGGCCACGATCGCGAGTGTGGGCTTCTTGGCCAGCATGCGCAACCCGTAACGAACATCCTGGCCAAGCTCCGACAGAATGCGTGTCATCCACGTCTCCCGCGTTGGTCAATGCGATTCGTCGTGCGCGCGGCGGTGAACGAACAGTTAGGGCAGATTCCTGCTTGCGTCAAATGCAATTTTTGCAATATCATATTGCTCGACTAGCAACTGAGAGCTTGTGATGCTCGACGAGATGCGGGCGTTTGTCGTCCTGGCCGAGTCGGGGTCGTTGCAGCGGGCGGCCGAACGGCTCTTCCTAACGCCGTCGGCGGTCACCCGGCAGATCCAGCGCCTCGAAGCGGCGTTGAAGACGCCGCTGCTCGATCGCCGCGTGAAGCCGGCGCGGATTACCACTGAAGGCCGCGCGGTGCTCGAACGCGGGCGGCAGATGCTGCGCATGATGGACGACCTCAAGGCGAGCGGCGCGACGGACGCCGAGCCAAGCGGAATCTTCCGCATTGGATTGTCGCATGCGCTCGCGCAACCGAGTCTCGTCGCGCCCATCCAGCGCCTAACGAGTCGCTTCGCCGGGCTTCAACCGGTGTTGAGCACCGATCTCAGGCAACAGCTCATCGACAAGGTGCGCACCGGCGAACTCGACGTGGCACTGGCGTTCCTCTCGGCTGACGACGCGATACCCGGCGATTTAGCCAGCAGCGTTTTGGCCACAGAACGACTGGTCTTGGTCAAAGCGAGGGAGCCGCAACCTCGCCCGCGGCGGAGCGGCAAGTCGAAAGAGCCCGCGCTCGACGAACGCTGGGTGCTCAACCCGCCCGGGTGCTTCATTCGATCGTCACTCGAGGCGAGGTTGCGCGAACTCGGGTCTCCGTTAGAAGTGGCCGCGGCGATCAACAATATCGACATGCAAGTGTCTCTCGTGGCGAGCGGCATGGGCCTCGGGCTCATCCCCTCGCGATTTCTCGCCTCGCATCCGAAGCGCCGGCGGCTGGAGCGTGTCGCGCGATCCGGCGTCAGCATCGAGGCGTCGATCGTGTTCGTGCAAGCCGCCCAGCTGCGCCGCCTCCAATCCGCGGCGGCGTTTCTCGAGCAGGAGTTTCGAAGCCACTTCGCAGATCGCGTCGTTCGGTAACCGCTTGCCATCGCGGCCCGGCGCGGTGCTGCGAGAGGACGCATGGGGTTCTTTGTTCATCGGTGCCAGGCACGCTGCGTCGCGACGCGAAGCCGCGCTTCAGTATGAGGCCGCCCATCGTCCGATAGTGCTCGATACCTATCGCCAGCGCCCGGTGCCCGGCGGCCGAGATGTCGTGATAGCGCTGCGGAGCGGACGCCGGCCGTTACGGCACGAAGACCGCTCCGTGCGGCATCGCCATCCCTTTGACGCCGTTCGGCCAGCTCGCCCGGTCATAGCTGATGCCGGGCGACACAGCGCCTGCATCTTTGAATCCCTCGTCCCACGACATCCGGCCCGTCGTGCGATCGAGATGGGCGACCCTCACCTGTGCTTTTCCGTCGCCCTGATCCGTGAACACGACGCGGTCGCTTCCCGGATCGAGCGCCGCCCAGTGGGGGAAGAAGGTGGTGTCGGTCGACAGCGATGCAATCTCCTTCGGATGATCGGGGTCGGCGATGTCGATCGTCGCGTATCGGTGCGCGTACGCAATGGGCATCACCAAGAAGTGGCTGGCCAGCACCGGCACCGAGCAACCAAAGTCTCGAGGTTCGGGAAGGGCGAGCACGCGCGCGATCGTCGGATCGCCGCCCAAGTCGGTGATGTGGAAGAACCCGCAGTGGTACGTGTTCATCATGACTGACCCATCGCCGAGTGTTCGCACCTCGAACGGATGTTCTTCGGCGGAATCTCCGGGCACGCGCGGGACGGCGAGTGTCTTGAGCAACCTGAGATCGGACAGCCGCCATACCTGCACGACGTCAGCGGTGCGCTCCCTGTCCATCGGCGCGCTCGTCGTCACGATGCGATCGAGCGACGGAATCAGGGTGATGCCGTAGGTGCGGATTCGCGCGCCGGGATACGTCGAGTCGCGAGACCAGCTGGTCCGCAGGAGATGGCCGTCGGCGTCGAATTCGGCGATGCCGCCTGGTTGGCCAGGTACCGCGCTGTCGCCGAATTGCACGGTCGCCACCACGTGCCCGTTAGGCAGCCGCGCGAACGAGTGCAGCCGTCGGCCGTTAGGCACGCGATCGAGCCGCGCCGCCAGACGCGGTGTAGTCGGACTGCTGAAGTCGATGAGGAATGACTTGTCGCCGAAGTAGTCGTTGGCGAACAGCGCGCCGCGGGCAGGCGCGGCGAATTCGGTGTGGTGCGGCATGAGGCCGCTCGAGTCCACCGTTAGCGCCGCCAGCACCGTGCCGTATGACGCATGCGACGGATTCGCGTCGACGACGGTGATCATGTCTCTGCCGGGCGCCGTGCGGGTCCCGGTTCCCGCCCACACGTAGAGGTAGCGCGACGGGCCGCCTCTCGATTCTCTCGAGGGTCCATTTGCGCACGCCGCAAGCAAGGCGGCGAATCCCAGCGTCGAGGCTAGTCGGAGAGTCATGGAAAGGCTCGCGAGGGTGGACGGGAGGGGCTGGCGAGGGTGGACGGGCAATCCAGCCGGACGCACGGCCGCATCGGAGACTCCACCGCGCATGGCCCCGACGGTGCCGCTTCCATGCCGCAGTGTCAAGGGCAAGCGATTGACAGCGACCCCTAGCAGCGTCCGACCAACGACCACCCGCCAGCTCGGCTACAGAAGCACGATCGCGCCGAAGCCGTGCACTTGTTGGCGCACGCGTCAATGTTGACGGTCACGCGCGGGCCTAACGGATGGGGCGAGATTCGAACTCGCGAGGGCTGTTACACCCCACACGCTTTCCAGGCGAAACACGGTAGAGGCTAAGTCCGGCGCCATGCCGCTTTTCATAGAGCGGACTGCGCGATCTGCCCGGATTCCCTGCCTCGGATGTCGGCCGTTGCCGGGCCGAGTTCACACAGCGTTCACACAAGTAGTCGA
Above is a window of Gemmatimonadaceae bacterium DNA encoding:
- a CDS encoding ABC transporter permease, coding for MTRILSELGQDVRYGLRMLAKKPTLAIVAVLTLALGVGANTAIFSIVDAVLLRSLPYRDPDRLVRVFFNEPGVGLRDVRFSEPELEDLQTRAGVFEDVTPLYEGSEDVTGAGQPERVEGVNGGFSYFSLLGVTPQLGRLFGPKDFAPGFASEVVISDALWRRAYGADPKIVGRILRLDNDPFTIIGVLPPGFRHPGPTVSGDVDVFGAAGFIGDPFPKPARGTRILLNGIGRLKPGLTLAQAQARLTTMAAELRRAFPGDYPPQAQWTIEIQPLQETLVGNVRPMLLVLLGAVIVIVFIVSLNIANLLLARASGRHHEVALRLALGASRGRLVRQMLTESMLLSLIGGAVGIGTAVGTLGFIVRFVPSNVPRLNEVRIDWVVLAFALLLSILTGVVFGLAPALHSARVALASASREGGRGSGYSAKTGRMRDVLIVSELACAVMLMVGAGLLLRTLRDLLQENPGFNPTHVVTANIQLPSPNEAENDPYLDVPRRAIFAREVLRRMKTIPGVELAGITSALPSTNTNPNAVGGVTNEGFAIEDRPGESLQDLRAERIRISPDYFKVLQAPLLRGRSFTEHDEDGKPLVAIIDESTAQKYWPNRDPLGRRVRFRRDPTKPWTTIVGIVKDIKSDGLDIDGVPHIYVPSYQDSNRRLSVVLRTSLPAAALEPRIRREVQSIDPGLPVFGVASMNDVLDRSLASRRFSADLVGGFAGLAALLASIGIYGLLAYMVGQSSREIGIRMALGARREDILRMFLRRAVVLAGAGVVVGLVLAALSASVMASLLYGVRPHDPAVFLIVPLLLFAVAVLASYLPARRATKVDPVLALREA
- a CDS encoding LysR family transcriptional regulator, producing the protein MLDEMRAFVVLAESGSLQRAAERLFLTPSAVTRQIQRLEAALKTPLLDRRVKPARITTEGRAVLERGRQMLRMMDDLKASGATDAEPSGIFRIGLSHALAQPSLVAPIQRLTSRFAGLQPVLSTDLRQQLIDKVRTGELDVALAFLSADDAIPGDLASSVLATERLVLVKAREPQPRPRRSGKSKEPALDERWVLNPPGCFIRSSLEARLRELGSPLEVAAAINNIDMQVSLVASGMGLGLIPSRFLASHPKRRRLERVARSGVSIEASIVFVQAAQLRRLQSAAAFLEQEFRSHFADRVVR